The DNA region ttattgcatttgGCTTATCCATGCAAGGATGTAGAAATAGGAGAGATAAAGTAAGATGAAATTCCTGTGAAAAACAACGTCATAAGTCAATGCTTAGTATTTGTAGGAAAACAtgtaaatccaaaaaaaaaaaaaaaaaaaagtgccccATCACGCACGCAAAGTGTGTGTAATGAGGTTAGTGATCTAtgatgatcattttttttatcattaggcTAAcataccaattaattttttgtatagatataaattttattttaaaatttttatttaacaataagAAACTTTGCATTTACCTCTTAGAGAGAAGAATTACCATGAAAatctcataataataataataataataataataataataataataataaatcatatattttatactattatatactatataataaaagttgagcttAGAAATTATGGTTGCGCTAAGTGGCTACTCtaactaattagtaaattaattatatattttttgttacgACATATTTCCTcaattaagggataatatttaaaaactatttaatttaggtataaatttattatttaaattttaacaaatttaaattctattcaaaataaaagtttattataaaaaatttctaaacttaaatttcACACAACAACCCATGttctttctataaaataaaaataattaaaaaaaaccccaaattttgacTCAAGaataagatttaacaataatttaaaataaatttaaattctattcaaactaaaagtctataaTCAATCattgcacacccttggtgcgatgcgcactctacaagtataagtgtttgtgaggtgTGAGGGGTAAGGGCCGAAGTTAAGTCTCTAGGAGGTAGTTTcaaacacatatacacttagattagaccagagtagaatttctatcttgtatatatataagaaaaagtctattatcaaaattttctaaacttaaatcccatGCAACCCacgtttttgtgtttgttttttttttcctcaagttgcactatttaacaataatttaaaataaatttaaattctattcaaactaaaagtctattataaaaaatttctaaacttaaatctcacACAACCccaacttttgtttttgttttttgttctttgttttgcTCAAGTTAATTgcatcttattaaattaatattttattaagatagTAAGCTACAAATCTCTTGACTAAGGGATacaatttaacaataatttaatttagataaatttttatagtctaagttttagaaatttaaattctactccaactaaaagtctattatcaaaatttttagaacTTATATATGTTCAGTCATCTCAGCCATGGCTTTTTGACACAAATTCCTATTAACCAATAAGCCATCCCTATAATTAAATCTCACACAATGCACCCacattgttgtattttttttttcttcaaaatggAGCTTACGCTtatgttttaatttaataaattcatcttaCTTATTGTTCTTTGCTTTTAAATTTGCATGCAAGGTATTATACTTAAGGAAATTTACtataaagaagcaaaacaataaatagccatttaagttcttggttctcttatgtaagtttttattgatttttttttaatattcttaatACTCTTTTGTGTATGTTTTGATTTTCGGTTTTGGTTattgtttatttgttctttGCTTCTAAATTTGCATGCAGGATATCATGCCAAAGGAAGTTTACTGTAAAGAAGCAAAATTGGTTCTCTTatgtaagtttttattattattattatttttttttatgttctcaatttttgaactcttttgTGAATGTTTTTGCGGTACCTAAACCCAATGGCGGTTCCTGTGCAGGGATTGGGCTcctaatttatttgtttgtggGTATCACTGAACTCCTACAATGGCAAGCTTCAAATACTGCCTTGACAGCTCAACTATATAACCCTTATACCTCTCATGCTTAATTCCTTCTCTTCCCTTGTGTCTTTCCTCTCACATTCACTCATGTTTCTCACACccctattttttttaccaaccaAAAAACCCCTTTCTCATCCATCCTCCATTCTCTTTTATAGTCCCCCCTTAGAGGGGACTCAAATGATTGCCTTTCCATCTTTTCCCACGTGGTCCTCACTTCTGTCTAGAATCCTTAGTAAATTGGTCAATTCTAAGGATTCTCTTGAAACTTGCACTTGATGTCGAATGACGTTCTGCAGCGAATTCTCCCAAGACACTAATAGCGTTTGGGGACCGGTCCAAGTATTGGCTGTTACCCTTCGGTCATCCCCAACCCACTCACTGATACTGGGTCAAGCCCAGTCCAAGAACTATAAGCCACTACCGAGCACCAATCCCATGTCTCCATAATATTGCTATTGGGCTGGGCCCATCCTAACAACAATGGGCCAATATTGGCCATTGATCCCATATCCTAACAgttttgatttttagttttggttattgtttatttgtgaatgtgttaattttttcaattagacTATCACAAGGAAAAAATCGGTATTGAGaaactattttgtttattattatttgtattgGTTGAGGCATAGATTAAAGATAATCCAAATAGAAATGATTAAACTCATTTCATATctcatattaagaaattaacacaaagcacaaaaagaattttaaaatataaaaatagataaacattgataaagtctaaactctaaacaattagaatttaaagaaatttttttagttaaaatcgtttacttattttataatttattatggaCAAAACTATGTGTTATTTCTTAAGTTTTCCTCTTAAAATTTAGCCATAtagctacttaactaaaaatgcACTTTCATCACATATGAAAAATGCCACATAGCAAAATTATAAGAGGGAAACCTAAAGAACAACGCCTAAATACTTTACCTAAATTTTAtccatttattattactatatatttaatattttagttttaattattttaaaatttctaagcTTTGGAGTTTAGATATGAATCTTTATCAAGCTGTGCCGTACGGAAATAATACTGGTAAATAAATATAGAAAGAAGAAGGGAAGGACTACCCTTTATAATAGAGAAAGTCAACAACATAGTACCATTTTCCTTGCCACTTAACTCAGAATTGAATTCTTCAATTTTGATAGGCACCTTATTACACGGCTGGGAAGGGAGGGATAAAAATTGTgtggaaaatgaaaaacatgCACAAGTGACAAGTCTTCGCACGCAGTTTCATTCGGATTTTGTGACCCAAAGGAAACCCTGGCGAAGCTTCAAAGAAGCCAATTTTCCTAAAGTACCCAGCAATGTCGCTCCATACCAAATGACAATTGTAATCTTTCACAAGGGTATTTCCGCCAATTCAACAACTTAAAAATGCCGGTAGTTAAAGACCGCGTATGCGTCGCTGTCAAAGTCTTATTCTGAAACCTGTATGTACTTAATTTGATAAAAtccacttcttcttctctttgaattcaaaacaccaaaacaaatAGAAGGTCtacagagaaagaaaagagactTTTGATTTTGAGAGAATGGGAGATTGCAGGCCATTGGGTTTCTTGCTGGGATTGCCTTTTGCATTGGTGGCATTGGTGTTATCTCTTGTTGGTGCGGTTATCTGGGTTATTgggttagttttcttttttctttttttatatgcttttggtatgtttctccattttttttcttcccattcATTACAATTTCTTTGTGATCTTGATTCCTTAATTAAGCCTAAACCGTAGGAGAAACTGTCCCATCATCTGAATTCTTGCATtgccctatatatatatatatatacctttcGTTGAGTGTTACAATTTCCATGTAATTGTAATGTGCTTAAatgtatgcatttttttttatttatatagataacattgtgaaaattatatattttgtgatAACACCTTTTACATTGATATTGGTAATGAATCAAAGTCAATCAAGATTATAAAAACATACTCTTTTCAAGAATTTTGTGATCATATTTTAATGGATTTTGTGGTCATTGTTAGATGTCCTATATCTTTATGTGTGTGTTGATTATTTTGTTCTCCATGAAATTAATTGAATGACAGGACTGTGCTGAGTTGTTTGTGCCCATGTTGCATATGTTTTGCTGGACTTGCGAATATGGCGATGGGTATTGTGAAGCTTCCTGTGAGAGTACTTAGATGGTTCATTGAAAAGATTCCTTGCTAGCACTAATTCATtcattctgtttttttttttccttaaatggGTACTCAGACATTCATTGCTGgatttgtatgtgtgtgtgttttggtgGAGGGGGGGTTTTAGGCGATACAATGTATGTTATTCCCTGATATTTGTTCAAATTTCAGATGCCGTGTGATtagttgtatttatttatttttgggttgcTAAGcaggaaaattttcttttagcagaaaaaaaaaggttatttgaTGGAGTATATTGGACTTCTTCTCCTTGTTTTTTCCTCTTGTTCTAATAAATACTGTAAACTATTGACTTCATAATTCCTTCAATAATGACAAGTTGACAATGGTTAAATAATTCCAAAGTGTGCACTAATCGAGTAATCAGGACGGatttattgatttgtttataCTAGAGTTTGGGGTTGGGTTTAACATTCTGCTTGGcccaaaagaaatttttagaaGAGCTCAAGCATAGGCCTTAATCATGCAACTACTAACTAGGTTTGAAGTGTCAAGTCTTAGGACTCAATTGATTGGCACCCCTAACAATTTCATGAtactcataatttaaatttcttttctcattgtaactattgaattatcaacaaaaaaaaaaaaaccctaggtCCCGAGTATTATAAAGACAAAATATGatcaaatttaattgttttaagCGACTTTTCACTGTCGGATTGGGCACCTGAGAGCTTTCCCCTAGTCTTTTCTTATGTGAGCCTTGGTCCAGTACTAGCCATCTCTTAGTTTCATCCAAGTTTACTCTAGTCCTTTCTGGACTCAATTTCTACATCTATTCTTTCATCTTTAGCCACATAATCCTAAACAGGTtagaacactttttttttttttgttggtaaataaCACTTAACTGTCCTACGCAACTTGTTTgcttgttcttatttttttcctagGCAAAAATGCTACAGAAGAACAAACTTACACACAAGGGGGCCTTATTCCTCATTAAGGGCATTTAAAACCCTCTTAGGGCACTACAAGAAACATGACTTGTTTCAACCCACTTTTTTCAAGGGTTCActaaaaatggttgaaacaaaCGCTAACAAACTGGCGCCCTAATTATCCTCTGACTAATTTTATTACAATGGTCATCAAAACCCTtgaaataaacttaaaaactaaatcCCCGGGTAATTGCTGCCTCCAAATTTTACATTCTTCAACAAAATTCTAACACAACCCTTAATAAAAGATATCCAAATGTTTCAAAACCCTCGAAataaagtctctctctctcaaaaactcaGAATTCagaaatttttgaataaaatcttTGCTCACTCTCTTAGAAAacccattttcattttgttcaaCCCAGTTTCTCTCCctaaaaaactctctctctctctctctctctctctctcactttcaaAAGCTTTCATGGAGTCCAACAACAGCAAATACACAAAGACCATCAAATTCCTCTGCAGTTATGGCGGGAAAATCCTCCCTCGCTACACCGACGGCACTCTTCGTTACGCCGGTGGCCTGACACGTGTCCTCGCCGTCGATCGCTCTATTTCTTTCACAGGTTTGCGTGCTCTTCCATTTTCAGATTCGATTTTTGTGAATTCGTGTGGTTTTTTGtgaataattaatcaatttttttttttcttgttgttgttaCAGAGTTGATGATGAAGCTCGGAGAGTTCTGTGGCTCATCGGTGAATCTTCGGTGTCAATTGCCGATCGGCGACTTGGAAACCCTAATTTCGATCACGTCCGACGATAGGTTGAGGTGCGATCTTAGGCGATCCTATCTCCGGCGACGACCTGCCGTTGATAGTCAGAGCTTTCTCCTCCACCCTTTTGTCTGAttacaggtctctctctctcactctctctctctctctctctctctctctctctctctctctctctgtgtttgtttcccgagaaaaaaaaattgaatttggaaATTACCTAGTAGAACTTTAATTAAGGACAATCGCACTTTATAATCTGACATCTGATAATTGAAATAACATAGGACATGTTGTTATTGAAGGGTTGTTATTGAAATAGCGAAATCTGACATCTGATAATTGGACATGTTGGATTGTTTATATTTGATAATAAGACTTTACAGAGACAGAAGGGACTCAATGTTAGCTTGCATTGCATTTTCATGCCCTAATCTGGAATTTATGGAGATCTTGAAATCCGATACCGCGATTAATCGGATCAATGGGTATAATTCCtgttctctttttgtttttgtttttttttgggtgaaattaTCGGGTTGTCTTGTATAATGCACAATGTGATCTACACtgcaaatctaaaaaattagtttagaagtgtaactttattattattattggatggGGCTGTTATTCTCTCACATctattttcatgttttaaatgTAGACATTACTTTTTGGCCTTTTAAAATGTGTACATCAATGCAtcaattttgtaaaatagtggATGTAAAATGACTCAGAATATTTTCTCTGTTTGATATTTGGATGCAATTGTTATAGATATATTCTCtcatgtgtgtgtgcgtgtgccCGTGCGCGTGTGTGTTATGTGCCCGTGCGCGTGTGTGTTATGTGCAATAGTTTACTCTATGAAGCTATTAAATTGAACtaatttttgtgggtttggttgctgtgcttttaaattttcataacaGTGTTGGATTTGTTTCTGTGCTTAGGATACCAACTGGTTAGTGTTCACTACTTTGGTTCTGTTTTACCACTTATTTTAGTTTGTGCTTAGGCCATTATTTTTGCTGCTACATGATCCATagcatttaccatttttttcctCAAGCTGGCAAAACTGTTTGTATCAATTGATTGATTGATAGAGTTGATTTTATGAATTTCAAACGCAGCGATGAATTGGGTCGTTTTGTTGCGGATAAAAGATGTCTTAAAAGCCTTAAGATGGAAGGGTGTTCTAATCTAGGGGGTTTTGTTCTTTGTTCGTCAAGCCTTTCTACACTTTGGCTTTCGGATCTTTACTCACACTCTAAgatggtgattttttttcccttttcctttttattattgcTTGAGGTGTGATCTTTCTCTAGAATTGCAATTcaatgttttctttctcttctgcATTTAAGTTAATTCCTTTGTATGTGTCCATAGGTTTTTAACTGCCCAAATCTCAAGGAGATTTCCTTAGAATTTTATCGTCAAGAAAATGATAGCACTGATCTTACTACCATGGTTGATGGTTTGGGAAGGAATTGCTTAAGGTTGCAAAACATACACATTGCATCGGTTCGTCTTTCTCATTCTGTTGTGCTTGCTCTTACTGCTGCAAATCTAAGGTTTGTCACATATCCATGATTTATGACTTTAGTGTGgtatttagtaattttttttggcatgTCTAGAATTCTTCAGATACTTCACTATTTAGCAACTGAAAGTCCTATTTTGACCACTGGATAGCAATAATATAAGTTGGCTGCTTCACTGTTCAGGAGATTGCGAATGCTTTCACTTGTTCTTGGATCTGAAATCACTGATGCATCTGTTGCTGCCATTGCTTCAAGCTATCCGAACTTAGAATTGCTTGACCTGAGTGGGTATGTTTTTCCTCCCAAGTACAACTGTTTTCAACCTTCCATAAGATGGTTAATTGATTGTGTTGGTATTGTTACCAAGTTAAATACTGGCTTGTACATAATTTACAAGCACTATGAAATGAATCTGTcctaatattaaataaaataccaGAATAGGGACTTATAAGGTAAGAATTGCATGTGGGAgccaaaacctttttttaaaatgagcATTGCTATatccaattttgattttatgcTCCC from Castanea sativa cultivar Marrone di Chiusa Pesio chromosome 6, ASM4071231v1 includes:
- the LOC142638152 gene encoding signaling peptide TAXIMIN 2, with the protein product MGDCRPLGFLLGLPFALVALVLSLVGAVIWVIGTVLSCLCPCCICFAGLANMAMGIVKLPVRVLRWFIEKIPC